The genomic stretch CCAGTGATCTGAATATTCAGTTACTTGATTTGCGTCTGATCTGAATCATTCTTTAGATAACGTGTGAAATAATGTAGAAATTGTAGCTGTTTCCTGCTGCGTATAATTAATTGGCCTGGTTTTTGGGAATGAAAACCAAAGTTTGTTTTATGACTTACTGATTTGATATCTCGTTTTACTCGTGTTGTGGGATATCATTATAAAATTTTCGGCTGTGGTAAATTCATGGATTGAAATGGGCGATCTCTTAAAACTACCCCTAATGTTTAAGAATCAGATATCTATACCATCAAATGTAAAGTGCACCAAACGGAGCGTGTATTGCTGGAAATGAACTGTAGTTTTCCGAGTGTTGCCTATGAAGTGGGCAGACTAAAAGAGGTTATGCATTTCCTATTTGTTCTGTGGAAGTCTGGTTATCTCCAGATTCTTGCAGATCCAACTGGCATAAGTCAATATTAGTGCATCAGAGTTAAACAACCAGCCAGGAACAAGCTGTTCCTGATTGAACTTGTCTTAGTGTTGCCTTCCTCTGATAAAGTCTGTCCTTTTCTTTTGGTTCTAGGATGGGGCAACGAAGAAAATTTACTTTCAGTTTCAGTGCGTGACATGGAAATTGGGCAAAGCATTGATCGATTTACCTTATGATGATTTTAACATTTCAGAAGAAGTGCAAGAACAGGTGAGTTTTGACTTTGAGCAACTTTATATTCCCTTCTCGACTGGGTCTACATCTGACATAATTCTTTATCCCAGGTCGAATTAGTTAGATCACAGTTGAGTCGGGCCAGTGAAAAATACGGTGGGCCTCTCAAATCAAGCATACTGTATAGGGCACTGTCTCAGCCACTGGATAAAGAGATCGATCCATTTCGTTCCAGCAGCGGGTCAGTTGGTAGTCTCCATGTGGAGAATATTGGGATCATTGATCATGAAGTAGGGAAAAAAGTGGAAGGCCTCTTGGAAGGAAATGGTTTAGAAAACCATGCTACAGATAATGATATCCCAAATGTGGAAAGTTCAAGAGATTCGTCCTCATCACTTGAGATCAGTCCCCCTGAGGACATAGATTCTGCGAGGATAGAAAGCTTAACTTGCAGCAGAAATGTCGATGAGAACAAGAAGCTTGATTCTCCTGTTATTCCAGTCGATTTTATGTGTCCCATATCTCTTGAACTTATGAAGGATCCTGTGATAGTGGCCACAGGGCAGGTAAGAGTAATACCAAATGCCTTTCTATCTGTTTCCTTTGTGATTCCGTTGAAATGAATTCTGATTCAGTCATGTTTTTAATGTTTCAGACCTATGAGAGATCTTATATACAGAGGTGGATAGACTGTGGCAACACAACATGCCCAAAAACTCAGCAGAATCTAAGACATCTCACCCTCACTCCAAATTATGTCTTGAGAAGTCTAATATCACAATGGTGTATGAAACACGGTGTGGAGCAGATGTCACCACTGATGAATGGAAGGATAAAAAAGAGTGATGGGTCATTTCGTGATGTTACAGGAGAAATAGCAGCTGTTGAGGCTCTTGTTTGTAAGCTCTCTAGCAGGTCCACTGAGGAACGTAGGGCTGCAGTGGCTGAAATTCGGTCTCTGTCCAAGAGAAGTACAGACAATAGAATATTGCTTGCTGAAGCAGGAGCTATTCCAATCCTTGTCAATCTATTAACATGCGAGGATGCTCAAATTCAAGACAACGCAGTGACTTCTATTCTGAATCTCTCCATTTATGAAAACAACAAGGTACTCATAATGCTTGCAAACGCAATCCCATCAATCGTTCAAATCCTCAGAGCTGGAAGCATGGAAGCTAAAGAGAACGCAGCTGCCACTCTCTTCAGTCTGTCCCTGGCCAAtgaaaacaaaataacaatCGGTGCATCTGGGGCAATACCAGCTTTGGTGGAGTTGCTTCAGAATGGAAGCCCAAGAGGGAAGAAAGATGCTGCAACTGCATTATTCAATTTGTGTATATACCATGGAAACAAGGGGCGTGCTGTTAGGGCCGGCATTATTACGGCGCTACTGAAAATGCTGACATATTCCAGCAGCTGTATGGTGGATGAAGCTCTGACAATTCTGTCTGTCCTAGCCAGCCACCAAGAGGCTAAGGCAGCCATCATAAAAGCCAGCACGATACCGGTGTTGATAGACCTTCTGCGGTCAGGTCTGCCTCGTAACAAGGAGAACGCATCCGCCATCCTACTCTCGCTCTGCAAGCGAGATCACGAAAACCTTGCCTGCCTAAGTAGGCTTGGCGCAGTGATACCCCTATCAGAGCTCGCCAAAACAGGCACGGAGAGGGCAAAGAGGAAGGCTAACTCGTTGTTGGAGACCCTTCGCAAGTCACAACAGGTCTAACAGGTTTGTGACGTATACCCTCGGAGACTTATTAATTGTTCTTACCGTGGATTGATTTTATCTCACAGAGAACCTTACATGAGTTTTAGGAAGTGCATGCAAATGAAAGAGACGGTTTACACATGAGAAACGAAAGATGTTTCTCATGCCTTcttccattttcttcatttacttgATTCTTGCAGTTTCTCAAATGTACTGTGTTCATTTTGTAATTTATGACAGAAGAAAACTGATTATTGATTTGATATTTGCTGATCAACTGCTGATCAAGTCTCTAAGGAGATGAGATATTTCTGAACATTCATGTAATATAAGGCGTTCACAAAATTGTCTGTATTCAATGTTTTATTACAGCATTTTATTACTAGTCATGTTTCCCCACTAACCAATCTTAAATAGAAAATTTGTCGATTGCCATTTGGATGAATGGATttacattttcacaatattttgATGCTTTGGTAAGATGCTTTTCATACACTGTCCTCGGTCAAAGTTCTACATTTCTTAAGTTATGGCCTGTTTTTAGACGTAAATTGGACATGTAATGTAATGATTCAATGAAATTTATGGAGGACTATTTCACCGTTAAATATTCCAAAGAGAGGACTGGTAAAATAAAACGAATTTATGTTGTTCACCCTAGCAATTGTGCATTGATTTGAAACAGTGCAAACCAAGTAAAATAATGAAACAAAAGAGATGCTTGTGAAACTCAAATCTCAGAAGGAAAACAAAACTCCAAATCCTTAGATTAGATCCAATGCACGATCCAATACAAAGGATCCATCATCTTATGATTAATGAGGGCGGTGCTTTTCTTAACAACCACTAAATGACGTAGACATTGCATGTGATGTGACTCATAATTTGTTGGAACAAATATATGATAAGtaaattataaatacaaaagATTTATTGACGGCTAAATATGTGAGTTATGGGTGTATTTTGACTTTGTTTACCAACTTTTAAAGTAAAGAAATATGCAAATTGAAGTATTATTTCTCCACAATTTGGTAATTCGCTCAAATTGAATTTGACGCGATCATTCCATTTCcggtgatatatatatatagggatgtatccatttcctttttctatatttcctcctttttccttcttaatatcagccattagattagagaaatggacggtcaagatcaacattgggtaattaatcccgtgttgcattatttgtcctattttgtgcattatgagggtacaatagtaatctaataatggctggaaaccactacgaataatgcaccacatggtcacgagtaatgcatataattgtctatataatgcacaatatgtgaactgcaatgcatacgaacaagatgtgctgtgttatgatgtttgacacacgtttcttgtttcccctaagggtttaataagcttaggggctagggtatagtacgtagacatgtatgtaatcttcacatggtaacgagtaatggatataattgactatataatgcacaatttgtgaactgcaatgcatacgaacaagatgtgctgtgttatgatgtttgacacacgtttcttgtttccccaaagggtttaataagtttaggggctagggtatagtacatacgcattaataacaaattataaaacgatacgaataattcaccaaattgtcacgagtaatggatgttattaactatataatgcacaatatgtgaactgcaatgcatacgaataagatgtaccatgttatgatgtttgacatacgtttcttgtttcccctaagggtttaataagcttatgggctagggtatagtacgtagacattactaaatgcacgtatgtaatcttcaatccgttgattaacccatatacacaatacctctaataatgcataatatactgagataatgacaattaacagctacataatgcactacctaaaccaaataatgcacatacgtatattccaataacaacaatttgttagtaatgtctacgtactataccctagcccctaagcttattaaacccttaggggaaacaagaaacgtgtgtcaaacatcataacatggtacatcttattcgtatgcattgcagttcacatattgtgcattatatagttaataacatccattactcgtgacaatttggtgaattattcgtatcgttttataatttgttattaatgcgtacgtactataccctagcccctaagcttattaaacccttaggggaaacaagaaacgtgtgtcaaacatcataacacagcacatcttgttcgtatgcattgcagttcacaaattgtgcattatatagtcaattatatccattactcgttaccatgtgaagattacatacgtgtctacgtactataccctagcccctaagcttattaaacccttaggggaaacaagaaacgtgtgtccaaacatcataacatggtacatcttattcgtatgaattgcagttcacatattgtgcattatatagtcaattatatgcattactcgtgaccatgtggtgcattattcgcagataccaaaatgtggcagttacttttccgtcaaatgtcaataataaccctgtaatgcatacaaccaccttctataatgcaacacggaaccagttttatagaatcaatctgatccgttgatgccttagatctaacgcgtaatattaagaaggaaaaaggatctaagatgtgaaaaggagaataacgctcccctatatatatatatatatatatatatatatatatatatatatatatagggggaccttattctccttttcccatcttacatcctttttccttcttaataataCCCGTTAGATCTAAGGAATCGACGGATCGGattgttttaataaatttacctccgtgttgcattatagacgTTGGCTTAATGCATTACAGGGGTAATTTGGCCATTTGACAGAAGCTGAACCGCCATATCTTGGAATATGCTAATTTCACGGGATTTCAAACGCTCCTATTCTCCTTCTTTCCTCATTCATTACGCCCACAACCCTTACAACTACTTCCACTCTCTCCACTACCCAAACCCTAGAAATCTACCTCCCCAGCGGCGCGTTTGGAGATTTTGGATTTTGTCGACCAAATTTTCGGAGGGAATTAGCTTTCAACGCTGAAATCGACTCGGAAACACCGACTACTTTCTAATAGGTATGTTTCAACAGTGATTTAGGCGTCCTTTTTTCGTGATTTTGCAGACCAAGGCGGCGGTTTCGTGATTTTGCAGACCCATTTTGGGTTCGGTTAAATAATGATGAATTCCAGTACCATGATATGTTTTTGTGGTTTTTGCCAGATCGAAAATGCCGAAGAGGGGTCGTCCGCTATCACAAGTAACAGAGGCTGCAGGTAAAATTTACATCGTGTTGCTTCAAATCAATATTTGTTTTTTCAGATTGTGAGTGATGGTATTAGCAATTCTGTTAAATCCGCATTATACATGTTGTCTGGTGTGCTGACTAAAATCATGACACAGTTCATACTTTCAGATATATTCAATGAATTGTGGAACTATAAGCATGCATTTTTTTCTGTTAATGTGTGCATTATATGAGGTATATTAGTGCATTATCCGTAGTATAtaatgcattatcagtaatatttagtgcattatcagTATTATCTagtgcattatcagtaatatttagtgcattatcagTAGTATCTAATGCAGTATCATTAATATTTAGATTGTGAGTGATGGTATTAGCAATTCTGTTAAATCCGCATTATACATGTTGCGTGGTGTGCTAACTAAAAACATGACACGGTTCATAATTTCAGATATATTCAATGAATTGTGGAACTATAAGCATGTATTTTTTAGTGTTACTGTGTGCATTATATGAGGTATATTAGTGCATTAGcagtaatatttagtgcattatcagtattatctaatgcattatcagtaatatttagtgcattataagtaatatttagtgcattatcaATATTATctaatgcattatcagtaatatttagtgcattatcagtagtatctaatgcattatcagtaatatcTAGTGCATTAACAGTATTATCTAATGCAGTAGcagtaatatttagtgcattatcagTAGTATCTAAAGCAGTAGCATtaatatttagtgcattatcagTGATGTTTAATGCATTATGCGAATGTTTTACTCAATCATTCATGTGATGTGATTGATTACGTTGTTTGCATTAATATGTAAACATTAACATGAACACATCATTACACAGAACGTAGTCCACTTTTTTGAAAATGTTGTGATTTGTTACTTTGTTTGTGCAATTTCAGAGAAGCGAGTAAGATCTGAACTCGACGATGCAGTTGATGATTTAATTCCGGTAGCGTTGGCACAAAAGTTGAGGGATCGGTTGGCAGCTGCTGCCCCTAGTAGCTCAGCAGGTGATGTTCAACAGACACAAGTTAAGGGAAGAAAGACTGATCGTCTTTACTGCAGGCGCACACCGTCGGAGTTTCTGAACTGCTTGAAGCAGTTAAATCCAAGACAGCTTGTAGTGCTTGATGGTTTCTGGTATTTGTTGGAAGACTTAGCACTTTAGATCTTTTTACAAACTTGAATACACTTAACAATGTTTTTGAGACTAGTCTTTCTGATTTTGATCTTGTGAACAATCAGCCTAACCGTATGTTCATCGTGCTTATTCAGACGGCTAAGAATACTTAGTGTGTAATTGGTGTATTATGTTATTTGTCTTGTTTGTATTATGTTTTTTGTCTGTATAGTTGGCCGATTAACTCTCGTAATGCTTAACATATgccaaataatgcactaaaccTTGtgcgcaatgcaatggcaacaccAAATAATGCATTTGTATATTAAACACCTAATACATTAAGCCCTGTATGTAGTACGCCTCTATTTTATGTGCATCATATATGCATATAATGTAAGTAGTCGTATTAGATTATGCATTACAAAACGTTGTTTGTGTATTTaacccaaataatgcaccaatcgTTAtgcgcaatgcaatggcaacaccAAATAATGCATTTGTATATTGCACACCTAATAATTTAAACCATATATATAGTAGGCCTCAATTTAATGTGCATCATATCTGCATATAATGTAAGTATTCGTATTAGATTATGCATTACTGAacgttgtttgtgtattttaaccaaataatgcaccaatacTTGGGCGTAATGCAATGGCAAACCCAAATAATGCATATGTATATTGTACACCTAAAATATTAAGCCATACATATAGTACGCCTAAATTTTATGTACATCATATACGCATTAATATTAAGCCCAGGGGAtagggtctagtatgtacacattaataacaacgttaacaaagaccattaatgagtacgtactataccctagcccctatgcttattaaaccctaaggggaaacaagaaacgtgtgtcaaacatcgaaacacgacacatcttattcgtatacattgcaggtcacatatggtgcattatGTAGTCCACAATATCCATTATTCGttaccattcggtgcattattcgtatctgtttaaacattgttattaatgagtacgtactataccctagcccctaggcttattaaacccttagaggaaacaagaaacgtgtgtcaatcatcgaaacacgacacatcttaatcgtatacattgcagttcacatatggtgcattatataatcaataatatccattattagtaaccattcggtgcattattcgtatcagtttaaacgttgttatttatgtgtacgtactataccctagcccctagacttattaaacccttaggggaaacaagaaacgtgtgtcaaacaacgaaacacggcacatcttattcgtatacattgcagttcacatatggtgCATTTTATAGccaataatatccattattcgTTAACATTCAGAGCACTATTCGTATCGGTTTAAACATTGTTAttaatcacaaaacaatacaTGTTAAGCTTAATATGCATTATATGACATACGGTGCACATTACTCTTCAGAAATAGTGCATTACATCTTCATATTTATACATTACATGTATTATCTCTTTCATATGTTGTAGATTACCCTTCAGAAATAGTGCATATATATATCTTTCATAACCAACATTCCATCAATGTATCCCAAATCGATATATATAATCTATACATTATTACTTCAGATCATGTTCACCAATATATGcagtttaaaattttaacatcTGCTGTTTACTACAACTCCACTATATTCAAATTGAGGAGGAGAAAATGAGTCTTCGGAAACGGAGAAGAATCACGTGTGTGGAAACAGTAATGGCTAAATGGGcatcttatttaattatttggatTAGAATTGTGATTCGTGAGTTTTGTAtgcaaataaaaaatcaaatggaAGGATTCCCCATAGTCCATACACTATTATCCATAATTCAATATTGTTATATTCTACCAATTGCAAAAATAACAATTGAATAATGAATTGAGAACCTTTTTAATAAAACCATAAGCGTGAATTGATATCCGAGAATTGCAAATCAGTGATGAGCGCACAAATTCAATTGCAGCGAGGGATGTGTGGAGAACTTCGCGTCTGGGCGTATTGCAGGGAAGCATAACTGTGCAGATCTTATTAAGCCTAAATTAAGGACTTACCATAACCAACCAACATATTGAGTTCCAATTAAGCCCTTTTCACGGtttttaatcattaaaaatATTGTTTATACAGCTAAATTTAGGCCATAAGATTTCGAAAATCAACGGTtaagattaagaaggaaaaaggaggaaatataggaaaaggaaatgaatacatccctatatatatataggagtgaTCAATGTTTAACTaatttaagtgtataactagagaacaaatctcagccacacatcttaatacttCAAATTAATCTTATAgcttagctatttttacatgttttaaataaaaagtagttaacaagggcatttttggaaacCATATTCAACTCCAACCGTCTCCTTCAAATTTTCAACTCCAATTTCAGCAAAAAATGGGGCTTCTATTCACACTCATTTTCCTCTCCCTTCCTCCTCTCCCCAGCCTCCGCCGCCGAGCTCAACACCACCCGCCGCGCCAATTGCAACATTTTTCACGGTAAATGGGTGTAAGACCCGTTCTACGACTTCTCCTCCTGCCCCTTCATCGACGACCAGTTCAATTGCCTCAAATACCGCCGTCCAGATCGGAATTACCTCAAGTACCGGTGGCAGCCTTTCTCCTGCAACCTAGCTAGGTAATCAATTGATTCAATTTCTTTTGATCATCGCTTTCGGCGAAGCAGCGGCAGGCGGACGGAGGTGGCAGAGGAAGCCATGGATGAATCACGGAAGCTTCTGCGGTCCCCGCGATCGCCTCGTGAATCCAACGGCAGAGCATCCGCTTCCAGTTCCTAAATTGCCTATTTAGTTTTAAAATCTGGTGATTATGCTCTATTCGTGTAGGTGTGATCCTACTGCCAAGAGAAACTATCATTTGTATAgtgatattgtttcttttgatacGACATAGTCAACAAATAGGTATGTGCACACTAATTACTATTTTTCActtcagtgaagtatattgagcatatagttatgtatattgtgcattacagtgatgtatatttctgcatgcttatagtgtattgtttttcattttagggaagtatattgagcaattAGTGAACTACAATATGCTTGCAGTGAAGTGTATTGAGCATGC from Salvia splendens isolate huo1 chromosome 15, SspV2, whole genome shotgun sequence encodes the following:
- the LOC121769359 gene encoding U-box domain-containing protein 11-like → MPGGETLPAEGGATAAPLSLIRDLARISNAGFSGFFKKDCSDLARRVSLLAYLLEEIRDSNKVPEIGGMGSSSCYSFLTDLTMALQAAKRLIFAANNFDNSNDGATKKIYFQFQCVTWKLGKALIDLPYDDFNISEEVQEQVELVRSQLSRASEKYGGPLKSSILYRALSQPLDKEIDPFRSSSGSVGSLHVENIGIIDHEVGKKVEGLLEGNGLENHATDNDIPNVESSRDSSSSLEISPPEDIDSARIESLTCSRNVDENKKLDSPVIPVDFMCPISLELMKDPVIVATGQTYERSYIQRWIDCGNTTCPKTQQNLRHLTLTPNYVLRSLISQWCMKHGVEQMSPLMNGRIKKSDGSFRDVTGEIAAVEALVCKLSSRSTEERRAAVAEIRSLSKRSTDNRILLAEAGAIPILVNLLTCEDAQIQDNAVTSILNLSIYENNKVLIMLANAIPSIVQILRAGSMEAKENAAATLFSLSLANENKITIGASGAIPALVELLQNGSPRGKKDAATALFNLCIYHGNKGRAVRAGIITALLKMLTYSSSCMVDEALTILSVLASHQEAKAAIIKASTIPVLIDLLRSGLPRNKENASAILLSLCKRDHENLACLSRLGAVIPLSELAKTGTERAKRKANSLLETLRKSQQV